The Glycine soja cultivar W05 chromosome 19, ASM419377v2, whole genome shotgun sequence genomic sequence gattaaaaagattaattttaaatttgtgagactaaaatcaaatttaattactttaaatttgataaactaaaaatatatttaaatctatctaaattatataaaacttgCCATAATTTTTAAAGGAGGTAACGAAGgggaaacaaacaaaagcaatcttaacaaatttttaaaattaaacgtgtcaattatatttttaaaccaataaataaattaactatctttttcatatatatttagaTCATGGGCCTTGTAATGGAAGCTTGTTTTTTATTTGctcaatacaacaacaacattaaatgattaacattaaacaaaaaaaattatttaatattgaccattgaatgtttatttgctataatatttagttaatattatttagattattaaatatttattaaaatataatattctttCAGCTGTAagtgcatataaaaaaaaactaattatttctTTAGGAGATAAGGTTGATCCTGTGATTTTGGAAAaggttgaaaggaaaaaattatgGGTTGAATCTTCACAACTGaccttataataaaattatcaaattaacatttactaatagaaaaaaaaaaacttatctttttcttgtattattattattatcaagtttttataatgaacttgttacgtattaatatataatatttattttgtttatgaatTTATATGACTTATTACAAATTGTTAACTTTTAAGCTTTTtaatttgtctatttttttttaagatcttttttttttgtacaatttTTATGGTTCTCTTGGTACTGAAGAAATATTATCAACGAGCATTAATATTCGATCTACAAGTCTACTCTTGCATCTTTTTAAGTCATTTTACGTGATAAGAACTTCATAATGTAATAACGCAGAAACTATAAAACCAAACAGTTTACTTTGACTTTCAGGTTTATCAATTTCTTGCGAACATTTTACGTGTGAATTATTCTAACTTATCCAAGTCAATTGTCAAATTAtagtaccattttttttaattctaatgtTGTCATTGTGCACGAGTAAACGTTGaatgtaaaattaataaatgatgtTATTTAACTTGCAGCCAATTTGTACGTCAGCTTCGTAAAATATGTCTTACCCAAATGCAACACATTTAATTTTGTCCACTGGCATTCAATTTGGTAAGTTAATGTCTTGCCAACTTCAAATGTGAGATCATgcgactttattttatttttcctgggtgataaattagtttttttatcatgttattagaatgaaatatttattaatttttttaatgattaatttttttaaaaaaaaattaattcatctttaataaaattcttttatttcaatCATATTTATTTCATCTATAATACTTAAACTTGATATGTTAAAGATTAAGCCAGTACAATTCAGATGAactattaatttgttattattacgTAATATAGCTGAATGATATGGTTGGTCCTCAATTAATcacatttattttgataatatgttCCTATGTAAAAATTGCACATTTGTTTGATGTATGGggttataattttaaatgtgaaCCTAAGAAGCGCAAGGTTGGTAATTGCAAATActgctatttatttatttaaaaatcatttaattcattcattcacaatcgaaatagtttatttaaatgaattaaatcaatatatttatattttggggTGAGTaactttaatttgattcttaGAGATTGGGGTACCAAACTAGGTGAGACTTGAGATTTCATCCTCTATTGTATTAGTTGCTTCacctttcatttaaaaaaaaaagttattgttaatAAGATATCTGTGcattcatatttttaaactattaatCCATAATcgaattagtttatttaaatgaatttcaccAATAATTAGTTATTGGATGTTGAATAAACTAttcacatttttaaaattaatatctaaagATAAGAGCAAAAGCATATTATAGATTCTTCAACAAATTATtcttataagaagaaaaataaaaacgaataatactaattaaaaataattaatctaatgaagaaaaataaaagcaatccaattaatattattagaaaTATTGCATGAGTCAATAATCTCTGACATAGTTagatacatttattttaaattataaatacatgcacagtattttttataaacaaagtaaaattatttaaatatgtgaTACGTCGATATCTATAAAATCCACGTGCCCTCTATTTCCAAAATTTTGGTAAACAATTCCAATTTCTAAATGTTGTACTAAGAAATTTTAATGGCCTCCGAACATGGACCCCACTATAGAAACTTAGAAACGATGCTTCCACCtttttatataatcaattaaataaatatatataaaaaataaatgatcgCGGCCCTCCAAGAATTCTACTCAATCAAGAGTGTCAATTTCCATGTAacctctccttttttttttttttttgggtttttcaTGTAACCTCTATTCTCCAAGTAAAATggatagaaataaaattattcttattcgatcaggaaaataaaaaactttcacATGCATCATGTGCTTCTAAATAACACAAATATTCAATAGTTTCATActgtttaatatataaaatataaaaataaacaactaatattaaatacataattgtataaggaattattttgtgtttttgacttataaataaataaataattagtgttAGTTTATAGATAagtttttagagaaaaaaatatgagcatatagataagtttattaatttttaaaataattattttaaaaattatattaatatcaatgatgatttataattaaataatagcaTAAAATTGTTTGACATTGTTAACGCATAATTATTagactcaattttttaaataagaatgTAAACACTAGATTTACAAgtttataatttagttatttaataagtttgtcatatttgatttgaattatttaaaaaattatgtttgttataCGTAATAGACATATATAATGTTTTGTAGTTAATTTATTAtgctaaatttaaatttatttaatttttttatttgttagtatttataataaaaatatgaaataaactttatttaataaaaatataggtAATGGACCTGTATATGCGTGTCTAGATATTCATGGAATACGAGAATAGAAATATTACCTCTAATCCTTTTTATATGTGATAATTTAGCTAAATCTTTATTTTGAACTActtgtaaatgtaaattatttatatttatattttggggAATTTCTTTAacccgataatattttttttctcaacaatTCCCATCtaaattatcatttgaatttaacATATTCTAAAATAGTGCATGATAGATTAAATAAGATGTAACGAATAATAATGCCACCCCCCTTAGGATATTTCTCAATAGTTGTTGACAAGATTAGAAGAAAACTTACATCTTGGAAGcacaaatttctttcttttgatgGGAGAGTGTGCCTGATCAAGTCGCTATTAACATCGATATAACTGTTCTACCTTTTCCTGTTTAAAGCACCCAAGATGGTAGTAAAAAAGATCAGAAGATTACAGAGAGAATTCTTATGTGGTATGCGTTTGCAGATTGGTGTGGAATTCAAACAGCATATAATCAGTCAGTGGAGAAATTCTTTTGGGTTGGTGCaaggaaaagaaacaaaactaaTGTGGTGGAAGAATGTGTGGTTAGCAGCTCTATGGACTACTATTTGAACAACAAGAAATAATCTGTTCTTCAATGACTATCCTCTCGATCTGGAAAAGGCTATGGAGCTCATCAAAGTCAGATCTTGGAAATGGAACACGGCCAAATTGAAGCACTTCAAGTGTTCCATGTATGATTGGATTTCTAATATAAAGGTGATTATGAAACAAGAGCCATAAACCAACTGTCACAAGGTGGAACTGGTATATTCAGCAAAATTAACAGATGTGGAGTAACAATGAATTTCCAGAGGCAAAATGGTATCAGTCAATGAATTGTGAGAAGAAGGGTActaatgttttgattttaaaatcagACTTGGAGTAGTCATGTTACTCAAGCTGTGATAATTTTCGAGGGGTATATGGAAGTAAATGGAGTTATGCTTTTTTGGTTTCTCAGTAAAGTCTAGTAGCTTGATTTTCTGTAATTAGTTTGTGTACTGCTGAAGTTGTTGTGTTGTGGGGGACTTAATGAAGGGTTTAAATGTGTGGTGTATTAGGAGAACACACTTACAGAGGCACAGGGAAGGGAAGTTTTCTTTGGAGGTTAgagtttatttataaacaaactgTTTTtggtataaataaattttaacctctGCGTTCCTTTTCTCCTATAATGCTACACTATGTACTCTTTACCTTTAGGTACCTCTGGTaccatttattttataatatttgattggctgattaaaaaaaaaagaaaatttaaattgggATTTGATGGTatcattaaaattgttttttttttctacaaataaaaagatgtagaattttttttagtatgatttgaatataataataaaaaagttaaatatctTTTGTTCCGGAAGGGCTCTCGGCCATGCTAAAGCCAAGGAGAAACTTTTCTTCAAAAACCAATAGTAgatgtagaaaaaaaaagggggggattGCTTGGCACTTCCAGTTATTGATATTATTCATGTGGGTGTCTTTTTGCTTTATCTCATCATTCTCCCTGGACAAAAATATACCAGGATCAGAATTCTATTGTGTtattagaatgaaaaaaaaaaaaaatggaattatGATTGTTATACACTTGTacgtatttttgttattttttttcacatacGTTATCAAACTGAATCACAATTTTGTTATACATGAGTATAACGGGATGAGAATTCTatggttgattttttttgtccttaattgcataacaaaatcatgattccgttatgttattttattttcacccATCGTTTAGTAAAATCATGATTctgttgtattttaattttaaaaagtaaaatttaatattttacattgTGATTTAACAATCATATTTATGATGGTCTGACAAGTGCCCTTGTAAAAtccaatgcaatctgaattGTCTATTTTATCGATGCAATTGTAGTCGTTGGTGATAATTGACTCTCAAGAGAATAGTACAAGATGCTAATAAATACAAGTGGTTTAAGGGGCAGCTCAATGTATTGTGTTGATATTTCACCATATTGGGTTGAAAATGCAGAAATTCGTTGTTGTTATGTATTATGACAGTGATGTGGTATCAAATTTTGAAGGGATATTGTTTGAATATCCTTATGGtcctaaattcattaaaatcagTGAGGAAATGTCACTTGTTGTTTTGAGGAAAGCAATTATGAATGCCTCAAAGGTGGAAAAAACTTATTTgaggttttttttatagtaaacaTGTATATGTAGGTGATGGTTGTGTTGAGTATAACTATGGAACTTAATTAAAGACAACGATGAAGTGGGAaagatgtttttcattttttggagTTTAGTTCTAAAGGACCAATCGAGTTGTATGCAATTGTTAATCGATCTCCAAAAGAAATTCTTGTCTTGTTGTCTAAACCTAGAAAACCAACATCAGCCAAAGAGATCATTACTTTGATGCGTGAATCAATAACGACAACAAACTTTAATGAAGAGGATAACTCTACGTAGTTATGTTTTTAATTGATGAAATttatgtttgttgttgtttgggTAAGCATAAAAACAAGACAAGCATAAAACTGTTAAATATAAGTTCATAGaacataaaaatagaattttacaaACAACATCATAAGTTGAATACATAATAATTATACAAAATGAAGAATGTCTTTAACAATGATCAATCGCCTTTGTTGGGTTTCTTCCTCTACTGCTCCTCAGGTAAACTACATCCAGTTGCAAGATCCTCATATGCCATCAACAAAAGTTTTGTAAGAATTGATGACTATTTGGTGCCTTCAAGTACAACTTTCATGTCCAACAATATCTATGTGAACATTGACATCATCAGGAATCAATctacataaatatttaataatacaatcagtaattttcttttcattaaaaattaaaacaaaatggtGACAATATTATTTGCATTACTTGGCATGAGTAGACGACACCTAGTACATAATTTGGTATCTGACTACCATTAGGCTGAGACTGTTTGTGGCAAAAAATGTATAGGACTAAGTGATGTCTCTTCTTTCTATGGTGGAATTAGGTATGGATGTGAATGTTCATAACACCAAGTAATTTGTAGTGTAGGCCCATGGAGCCCCATGTGGAACAGTCCCACCCAACGACACAACATGTAGCTCCCACTTGTTCCATGTCTCACTACACTTTTGTGAGTGTCGAGTCCACATGGACATTATTTGAGCTCATATTTTGTATATACCAAATTTTAAGTAATGGAATGAAGAAAAGTTggtatattttaagataaaagtATAGAAATGTAGAGTTCAAGAGTAATAAAAGACATGAAAAATAGAGCAAGGTTCAAAGagacaagaaaaacaaacactttGAGTCTAAAAATGACAACTTGGTGTAGATTTTGTAGAAGTATTGGGTGTTTGGCCTATCAAATGAACTCTAGATGTAATGCTAATGATTTTTcaccatttaaatttattcaacTATTCACCAATTAATCTACTCTAACCATGATCCTTGAGAAGAAGAGTCTAAGTCACTTGATTTCACTCATATTCCCTTAGGAAGCTAAACCAAGTAACTTGCTTTAAGAGTAAAGATGCATAAATAAGACTAACTAACACCATTTCATCCCTAGATATGAGTTATGTGAAGATGTGTCTCTAATATTAGTTTGCAAGCTGCCAAGTTAGTTACAAACAGTTTTCTAATAAGTTAGTCGGTGACCAACaactaactatttttttagtttttttgttttggcaaTTTTTTCTTTGATATCTTGTTTTTCTTGAGTGATATATAAACATAGGAGTATTTCCTTATGAGCATGTTGCAACAGAGGTCCCGTTCATGTAATCATATTGAGAGGAAGATCAGAGTGTGTGAGAGAAATAAAGTGAAACTTAGGGATCCTTGATGTTTTTATCTCAACCGTGAAAGGACCAAACAAGATCTTATTTGTACACATAGAAATAAAGTCACTAGCAAATCTACTTTTCTTGAAACAACAACTTTATTCTTTCAAGATGACAGAGGAAAAAATGTTGTAAGATCAAATTGCTAACTTAAACAAGATTCTTGATGATCTTGAAAATCTTGAAGTGAAGATGGAGGATGAAGACAAAGCTCTAACGCTACTCAATGGACTTCCAAGCAGCTATGAGCATTTTAAGGATGCTATGTTGTTTGGAAGGGATCAAACCATTACCTTTGAAGAAGTGCAGTCATCAATTCGAACCAAGGAAATGCAAAGGATACATGAATCCAATACTAACAACAATGCAAAAGAATTGAATGTGATGAGGGGTAAATTAGAGAAGAGGAACTCAAAGTCAAACAAGCACATATCAAAATCCAGAAGTCAATCTCAAAGCAAGTTCAAATGTTTTCGCTGCCACAAGAAGGGACACTACAAGAAGGATTGCCCCTGAAAGGAGAGGCAAAGATtcaaagaaatctcaagaaccaaaGATGTggacaaaaataattcaaagataaataataaaaatatgaattaagagaaatatttaaattcataaaaaaataattcctttAGTCCCTCAACTTAacagaaaaatcttttaaattccTTCACTAGAATTTGGCagactaaaaagataaaaatttattttaaaaaatggacTAAAAAGAGCAttttttggatttgaatgaCTATGAAGAATTATTCATAAGGACTTGGAATATCAAAGAACTCGATTATTTATGTCTCAAATTTACATCCATGGATACATTAATTCTTTCTCTCTAGTCTTGTTATTATATTCTTGGGgatttaacataaaattttatgtttataataatatttattattatctaatttgTCATAAGattgattttcttaattataaacTCAAGGAATAACCTTTCTATAGTATtggataaataatataaaaatattgaaaagatagtaatagtaataataataataataataataataataataataataataaattcattaataaaCAATTGTACGCATGATCtcaaaaaatatcatttgaacaaaattaaattattctacCGTTAAATATATCCTCAATCACCACTTGCCAATGAATGGTTTCTCCATATTCACACCAGATTTTAGTTAGTTTATATCAAAGCATAATAAGCAAACTAAATGAGAATTATGCATAGAAAGGTGAACTTCTtgtaacaactaacaaattTTGCATCATTTTAGAATGATTCATCCGTATGTAATTGTCTCTCCTTACTCTAATTAGACATGAATGACTTTATGACACGTAACTTATACATACACATAAACGTGTACTTCCCAACTTCACCATTTTTCTATCTTAATATTGCCTTATTCTTTCTACCCTTGTTGCCTCAAAGTATTTGCAtctcattctcccttttttgCTCATCATCAACCTTTTGAATGGAGTTCTTTCAAAAGGCTAAAGTGGTGCGCTTGAGAAGCCACCATGATAAATACATGTTGGCTGATGATGATCAAGAAAATGTCTTCCAAGACCGTAATGGGTGCTACATGAATGCTAAATGGATTGTGGATGTTGTGGAGAATTCCAATTTTATAAGGCTGAAGAGTTGTTATGGAAAATACTTAACAGCCTCAAACATGCCATTCATATTGAGAGGCACAGGAAAAAAAGTGTTGCAAACATTGCCTACTAGGTTAAATTCTTCAATTGAATGGGAACCTATTAGAGAGGGGGTTCAGGTGAGGCTAAGAACACGCTATGGCCAATATTTACGTGGTAATGGAGGGTTGCCACCTTGGAGGAACACCATCACCCATGATGTTCCACACAGAACAGCAACAGCTAATTGGATTTTATGGGATGTGGATATTGTGGAGCTTCGTCCACAAACACAAGCTCCTAAACCAAGACCAAGGCCTACACCTATTACCCCACCTAATCATTCTATGAATCCAACCCCAACAAATCTTTCACCTTGtccttctccttcatcatcacCATTAATTTCGGAGATGGATTCCTTGGTCAAGATTGATCTCAGGTCTCCCACAACATCTGAGGTTCGTCATATGAAATttcgaaaaaaaattaaaatacagagAATCTtggctattaattttttttctttaacatcAAATATgagattgaaaaatataaaaatagattaaattatGTCACTCTACAACTTATGTTCAAATTGTTGGTGATCCATGTCCACAAAGTTTATAATCATCTTAACCATAAGAATTTGAACAAGAAATTGTTCATAAAATGGAGGGCTCCTAACTTTTTAGTTTTGTGCATGGCTTGACACATATGTATTGAAGTTTCTCATGGAATCAAGTAGGTGTATTGTTTCCAACAAAGCAATATGATAATAGAATGATTTGTTTTCCTTTGCACAAATCATTTGTCGCTTTGTATGTCTCGTTATAACTTTCTTGTTATTCCATTAAAAGAAAGCATAAAATGCatctaaaagataataatagttaaaaaggaagaatgctttattttaaaagataaattaatttttagttgcaTGTTGTTTTCCAATAtataaagagataaaaagaCTTGTTATTTTAAGTAATCAATATTACTTAAATGCATGTAATAACTATATCTACAtagtttcaaaaattattttcctttgatccatttattgttattcatttcatatatttttttaattaacttcttTACATGTCGAATTCCATTGTTGTTttgaaatatgataaattacaattaataaaaaattacaaaaattaataaaatatattatgctATAAGATAGTATTATTTTCATTCTAAGGGAAAAAATGACATATTATAAAAGCTAAAGacaaatattactttttttgtttccaAAATTCATTATCAACTCATTGTATTTgtgccttttaaaaaaaaaaactcaccatATTTGTTAGCCTAACAATGTAGTCATATGTATCTTTGTCATATAGCAAGACCATGttgttcaaaaaatatatattcattattACTAAAAATACATGTTGGggtgttttaatatattataagtattgttttttctattttttagttattatttagcTTTAGTATATACAAGTAAGTTTCCTAACATTGTTAAGTATTCTCATCTTTAAAATGTTCAACTTGAAAAATCTTTCATTAgtaaattattcttattttccCTTTAAATCTCCGTTAAAACTACAATATTTCATCTTTAAGAactttatataatgaattttgtttatcgttcatataattttctattatttttcttttttcttgagaAAATTATGATACTTTTGAAAATAGATTAGAAAtgtcgataaaaaaaatgtaagaacaatgcacttgattttttctataaaaacttgAGGATGGTGGGAAAGTTCTTCATTCACACAaataaacaacataaaaatgtatatgttattaatttagttCCTTTTTCAAGTAATATCTAAATTGACATTTCAGAGTTAaggtattgaaattaaaaacaccACTATTTATATGGAAtagtcatttttttcttttgcatatgcagTCCGAAGATGAAATAGAATGCTTGTCACCGTTGAAAGAAggaagaattatattttatgatgTGGGTAATGATAATGGTGATATTGATGATGCAAAAAAAGAGTCATTCTTTACCTTTAAAGGAAGTTGTGCGAGTGAGTTAAAGGATAAATTGAAAGAGGAAACAGGACTTGATGATATTATTGTATGTTGCCGCAATCCGTTGACTACAAAACTTTATCCACTTCACTTACAACTACCTCCTAATAGCATTGACATGCATGTAGTTGTGGTTCCTTCTTCATTCAAACGTGAGTTTTTCTCTACCTATTTGTTTTATGATGCCATTTGCTTGTTTAACAATCCTTCTTTTATTAGGAATGTTCTTTGATCTTGAACATAATAAAGTGCAACATTAAAATCTAGATGGAATGGTattgatttgtttttaattcacATAATTCGTGCTAAACAAAGaaactagaaaaaaattatctttaacaatTGTTAGAAGCATAGTGTCCTAGATCTTGTTACATTTCCTAAGCTTCATATTTGCTATCTTTATATGTGCCATGAAATTTAGACTTTATTTCCTTCttactcatttttttcttctaacaaTATACAAGTCTAACAAAAACCTCTCACCAGTCCAATGATACCAGGAGGTCACAATTTGTTTAGCAGATGAATGCTCCAATAGTTGTGCATATGCATATTTCCTGAATTGAACCTAGAAGTGCGAGTGATACAACTAATCAATCATTCAAACAATGAGTTGATATGAGCAACCAAGAGGaagtaaaaattttaattcatttttaagtggttgctaaaatttattattattatttgagatGTAACGCAAATTAATgatgtatttttctctataaTTCTTCACTAGAAATTTTATTGTCTCTTACAAGAACAAACTATTGGCATAACTTGGAATGAAGTTGTAATTTTCTAGATATAGACTTCTCACATTTGATTAATATCCCTACTATGCAAAAAGGTGTTAGCCTAAAAGTTCATATTAACCTTTTTGTGAAATTTTTAACACGAACAATGTtggcaaaatgaaaaaaaaaatcatatctttgAGTTTTGGTTGGATTAGCTGGTTCGAGTTGGATATTAAAACATTGAGAATAATAgataatatgtaaaaatatattattaattgaaactTAAAAATGCAATTAAAGCAATTGATTTATAAATGTAAAGTTACATGagcttaaaattaataaaaaactaaaattataaatatcctaaaatatatttttatcattaaaataaaaataaaaataacatacaaaTATCATATGAACATGTTCATCTatgtcattttacattttttatttacttcaacaaatatttttaatcaccaAACAATTATAACTCAGGAAGCTAAAGTAGCTTTCAACTACCAATTTTTAATCGCCAACAAATTTTATAGTTACTTTTACTAAACATAACCTAAAAgttaaatcaataattttaatttagttacaatattttttttagatcgacaaaaagtatttattaatatgaaaaacacaAGAAGTGTGAATAATTACAACAATTTGGAACCACTCATTTATGGTCCATGTCTCAAGCTAAGGTTCAACAACAACACAATGTCTCCATGAATCTTACATTATATAACTCAAAATGAATGCATAAAATAAGATCACATAGACTTTCATCAAGAATAAGTCACATGAATTGCCAATCCACTCTCACACTTCCTATACTCTCCTCAGTGCATGTCTTTCACAGCCAGTCAAGCTCCTTGCACCACAAAGCCACCAAATATTGTAAAGGCAAATATCACAAGAAAAGatgttgaattgtgattttatcatttttaaagcaTTTGtgtaatcaaataaattttttgtccAAAAGAAATACTTTGTAATacagataataaattttttaaaacatagacAAACGATGGGATGCAATTTCGCAAAGCATAAGAAATTTTCAATTGTCTAAAAATAAATCCAAACCCTAGGTCAgttaaagcataaaaaaaaacaagtaaaaatCAGGCACAATGAATTATATTGGTTCGCCTCTACCACTAAGACAACGTCTAGTTCTTGACAAACCATCAAATTCCACAAGCTTCTcacaagttacaagtattttGTCATGACCACTTTTGACTCTACAAATCAAGCTCTACCCTAAGCTTGATCAACACCCCATATTTTTTTACCCTAAGCTTgtgttaacattaattttttttaatataatgtttaattcttacggataaaaaaataacacaatataTGAATTATCATAGATAATTTGCTTGAAAGAATTTTCATACACTTTAAAATCAGAGTTTCTTTAATTAAATCCTCAAGCTTACTGAtacaacttatttaattttaaaataattcaaagaaaGTCTAAAACACATGCAACTTGAGTTatccttcaataaaaaaaatattattttttttcctcattgAAATTTATGTATACAAATTAATGTTCTTTATTTTCGCCATTTTTAATCTCTAAGGTAATTCTTATGTAAATAAAACTAggtaagataaaataaatgtgCAATTTAGGGGCAacacttttaagatcaaatgGTTCTCACTTTCTAGGGATAAAGAAGAATGGTCATTCTAAGTAGCAAAATATAttgcatatttaatttataaaattaaggagTAAATAAAATCGAATGAATTAAATAGTGTTTCTTAGTTATAAATTTGTAGAATTGCTTTAaagatactaaaaaaaatagtgcatcctataaaaatattcaattcatTAAAGTTGATAAATAATTCTAGGAAGCTTATTGTTAATTATTGATACtatctataaaatattatgttcACATTAAAAGTGGCTGATAAGTTGATACATAG encodes the following:
- the LOC114400392 gene encoding uncharacterized protein LOC114400392, which translates into the protein MEFFQKAKVVRLRSHHDKYMLADDDQENVFQDRNGCYMNAKWIVDVVENSNFIRLKSCYGKYLTASNMPFILRGTGKKVLQTLPTRLNSSIEWEPIREGVQVRLRTRYGQYLRGNGGLPPWRNTITHDVPHRTATANWILWDVDIVELRPQTQAPKPRPRPTPITPPNHSMNPTPTNLSPCPSPSSSPLISEMDSLVKIDLRSPTTSESEDEIECLSPLKEGRIIFYDVGNDNGDIDDAKKESFFTFKGSCASELKDKLKEETGLDDIIVCCRNPLTTKLYPLHLQLPPNSIDMHVVVVPSSFKRVEWLSTIGPVTFDFSVSSMSFTLDEALILLQGDNMHTKEVSYQ